Proteins found in one Arthrobacter pascens genomic segment:
- the purN gene encoding phosphoribosylglycinamide formyltransferase, producing MRIVVLVSGTGSNLQAVIDAVKAGELDVEIAAVGADREGTYGVERSSEAGLETFVVNFNSFPTRAEWDDALTARVASYAPDVVVSSGFMRIVSPEFIDTFNGKYLNTHPALLPAFPGAHGVRDAMAYGVKVTGCTVHWADAGVDTGPIIAQEAVVIEDSDTEESLHERIKVVERRLLVSTLATLAAAP from the coding sequence ATGCGCATCGTAGTCCTCGTTTCCGGTACCGGGTCCAACCTCCAGGCAGTCATTGACGCCGTCAAGGCGGGGGAGCTGGACGTGGAGATCGCCGCGGTGGGCGCCGACCGGGAGGGGACCTACGGCGTCGAGCGCTCCTCCGAGGCCGGGCTGGAGACGTTTGTGGTCAACTTCAACTCATTCCCCACCCGCGCCGAATGGGATGACGCACTGACCGCAAGAGTGGCCTCCTACGCCCCTGACGTTGTGGTGTCCTCGGGCTTCATGCGGATCGTCAGCCCGGAGTTCATCGACACCTTCAACGGCAAATACCTGAACACCCACCCCGCCCTTCTTCCCGCTTTTCCGGGAGCCCACGGGGTCCGCGACGCCATGGCTTACGGCGTGAAGGTCACGGGCTGCACGGTGCACTGGGCCGACGCCGGCGTGGACACCGGACCGATCATTGCGCAGGAAGCCGTGGTCATCGAGGACTCCGACACCGAGGAATCCCTGCACGAACGCATCAAGGTGGTGGAGCGCCGCCTCCTGGTATCCACCCTGGCCACCCTCGCCGCCGCCCCGTAG
- a CDS encoding cell division protein PerM, translating to MKLRADQTGDRGLPMPLWLQGALETAQAAIISALVVLAPIVAVWATAGFQNSAFDVLARLGGQAWLLIHGVPLELAASGSGTAGNAGSGMLTLIPLGLTVVPFLLAWRAGRRLARASYTDQLWQALLGSWVVYSAFGAATGFVCGTADVAINPWYAMLIPLIPFALGMVIGARREAGSWSRLIGVDAVAWISRTSQHSRWAGSYLASAAKAGVVALAAALALSCVLLAVDLFIHWNLVIAVYEALDAGAVGGAAVTIAQLGFLPNLAVFALAWVSGSGFAMGVGSQVGPLGTATGPLPSIPVFAAIPSGSLDYGFVALVVPVLAGVLAGWWFLREGENHFDEWLAIKVHARWFTATVSTLALGALVGVVSGLLAAALAWLAGGSAGLGRLTDIGPDPLWTAVWLAAEVGIGVVIGYAAGPWLERQQQVAEETELAR from the coding sequence ATGAAACTGCGCGCTGATCAGACCGGGGACCGTGGGCTTCCCATGCCGTTGTGGCTGCAGGGGGCGCTGGAAACTGCGCAGGCAGCCATCATTTCCGCGCTGGTGGTCCTGGCGCCCATCGTGGCGGTGTGGGCTACGGCAGGCTTCCAGAATTCGGCGTTCGACGTCCTGGCGCGCCTCGGCGGGCAGGCCTGGCTGCTGATCCACGGTGTGCCGCTGGAATTGGCAGCCTCGGGATCCGGGACCGCGGGCAACGCCGGGTCGGGCATGCTGACGCTCATTCCCCTGGGACTCACCGTGGTCCCCTTCCTGCTCGCATGGCGGGCAGGGCGCAGGCTGGCCCGGGCCTCCTACACGGACCAGTTGTGGCAGGCGCTCCTCGGCTCCTGGGTGGTCTACTCGGCGTTCGGCGCGGCCACGGGATTCGTGTGCGGCACGGCCGACGTCGCGATCAACCCCTGGTACGCCATGCTGATCCCGCTGATCCCGTTTGCCCTGGGCATGGTGATCGGCGCGCGGCGGGAGGCCGGCTCCTGGAGCCGGCTGATCGGCGTCGACGCGGTGGCCTGGATCTCGCGTACCAGCCAGCATTCCCGCTGGGCCGGGTCCTACCTTGCGTCAGCCGCGAAGGCCGGTGTTGTGGCACTCGCGGCTGCGCTGGCGTTGTCCTGCGTGCTGCTGGCGGTGGATCTGTTTATCCACTGGAACCTGGTGATAGCCGTCTATGAAGCGCTCGACGCCGGCGCTGTTGGTGGTGCTGCCGTCACCATTGCGCAGCTGGGCTTCCTTCCCAACCTGGCGGTGTTTGCGCTGGCCTGGGTATCGGGGTCCGGCTTTGCCATGGGCGTCGGCTCGCAGGTGGGGCCGCTGGGCACAGCCACCGGGCCGCTGCCCTCCATTCCAGTCTTCGCCGCCATCCCGTCAGGTTCCCTGGACTACGGTTTTGTGGCGCTGGTGGTTCCGGTCCTTGCCGGTGTGCTTGCGGGGTGGTGGTTCCTGCGCGAAGGTGAAAACCACTTCGACGAATGGCTCGCCATCAAGGTCCACGCCCGCTGGTTTACCGCAACCGTGTCCACCCTGGCGCTGGGTGCGCTCGTCGGAGTGGTCTCCGGCCTGCTGGCTGCGGCGCTGGCCTGGCTTGCCGGCGGCTCAGCCGGGCTGGGCCGGCTCACGGACATCGGACCGGACCCCCTCTGGACGGCAGTCTGGCTTGCTGCGGAGGTGGGCATCGGCGTCGTGATCGGTTATGCGGCTGGTCCGTGGCTGGAACGCCAGCAGCAGGTGGCAGAGGAAACGGAACTGGCGCGTTAG
- a CDS encoding DUF1206 domain-containing protein, which yields MKRELKDAANAVEDASNSRALVIAARAGFAVSGLLHLLVGFVAMQLALGKAGQAGPADQAGAVAQLAAQPQGLLLLWAGFAACVALALWQTSNAVFDYGQLEAKKKVGKKLSAAGKAVVFAVMALTFAASASGNSQTSGQSTSDFTVSIIKAPGGAFLLIAIGAAIAIAGLVFVVLGVKGSFKKDLRLPPSGTARSVVTGLGVVGYVAEGVALFLVGLLFIISTVNANPQESTGLDGGLNALREQPYGVYMLTAVGAGLICYGLYVMVKAKFARM from the coding sequence ATGAAGAGAGAGCTGAAGGACGCCGCGAACGCGGTCGAGGATGCATCGAACTCGAGGGCTCTCGTGATTGCCGCCAGGGCAGGTTTTGCCGTCAGCGGCCTGTTGCACCTTCTGGTCGGGTTCGTCGCCATGCAGTTGGCACTGGGCAAGGCCGGACAGGCGGGACCCGCTGATCAGGCCGGTGCAGTCGCCCAACTTGCCGCCCAGCCGCAGGGCCTGCTGCTGCTGTGGGCCGGATTCGCCGCCTGCGTTGCTCTGGCTCTCTGGCAAACCAGCAACGCCGTGTTCGATTACGGTCAGTTGGAGGCCAAGAAAAAGGTGGGAAAGAAGCTTTCCGCAGCCGGCAAGGCGGTGGTGTTCGCTGTCATGGCTCTGACGTTTGCTGCCTCCGCCAGCGGAAACAGCCAGACCAGTGGACAGTCCACCAGCGATTTCACGGTCTCCATCATCAAAGCGCCCGGGGGTGCGTTCCTGCTGATCGCCATCGGGGCGGCGATCGCCATCGCCGGCCTTGTCTTCGTGGTCCTCGGAGTCAAAGGATCGTTCAAGAAGGATCTGCGGCTGCCACCCTCGGGCACCGCACGGTCCGTTGTGACGGGGCTGGGAGTGGTCGGCTATGTAGCCGAGGGCGTCGCACTGTTTCTGGTGGGATTGCTGTTCATCATTTCCACCGTTAACGCCAACCCTCAGGAGTCCACTGGCCTGGATGGCGGACTGAATGCGCTGCGCGAGCAGCCGTACGGGGTTTACATGCTGACCGCCGTCGGCGCCGGTCTGATCTGTTACGGGCTCTACGTGATGGTGAAGGCCAAATTCGCGCGGATGTGA
- a CDS encoding DUF4383 domain-containing protein: MTTASPHAHGVHFGRADVQNAGMGVGIVLMLVGVLGFIPGITTQYSELMFLGPDSHAMFLGLFQVSMLLNIVQLAIGATGWAMSRTEHGARNYLMGAGALYIVLSIFGLSVGVDSAANFLSLNMPDNWTHLVLGVLMIAAGWLFSRDMTGERK; this comes from the coding sequence ATGACTACCGCATCCCCACATGCGCACGGTGTTCATTTTGGGCGTGCAGACGTCCAGAACGCTGGCATGGGTGTGGGTATTGTTTTGATGTTGGTGGGTGTCCTGGGCTTTATCCCGGGCATCACCACTCAGTACAGCGAATTGATGTTCCTTGGGCCTGATTCCCACGCCATGTTCCTTGGCCTGTTCCAGGTGTCCATGCTGCTGAATATTGTGCAGCTGGCCATCGGCGCAACTGGCTGGGCCATGTCCCGCACCGAACATGGCGCACGAAACTACCTCATGGGCGCCGGCGCGCTGTATATCGTCCTCAGCATATTCGGGCTCAGTGTCGGCGTAGATTCGGCGGCCAATTTCCTGTCGCTGAACATGCCGGACAACTGGACCCACCTCGTGCTGGGTGTACTGATGATTGCTGCTGGCTGGCTGTTCTCACGGGACATGACCGGCGAGAGGAAATAA
- a CDS encoding HNH endonuclease, which produces MTAIILGWNPDRRDHWNYAAVIEQVAEAGLCFMPWRVDQDLNIPARADAWLLLQGHHGPALIGHGVVVSEQPEPGSHDAGADETAIYVQVAFDALLPLGDQIASDVLTQAAPGVPWGSVDVSGFAVAPAEEANIRALWGTFGPAPGPDPTQPVPGTYPQGAVTRVEVNRYEHDPEARRACIAHHGINCAACGFSFEATYGDIGKDFIHTHHVVPVSQLGNGYQLDPLTDLVPLCANCHAMAHQGVGIPRSLVELRQIIADSGFLRGTTVSPEELEAQRIAREILGPEK; this is translated from the coding sequence ATGACCGCCATCATCCTGGGCTGGAACCCAGACCGCCGGGACCACTGGAACTACGCGGCGGTCATCGAACAGGTGGCCGAAGCCGGCCTGTGCTTCATGCCATGGAGAGTGGACCAAGACCTGAACATCCCGGCACGCGCTGATGCCTGGCTGCTCCTACAGGGGCACCACGGCCCGGCGCTGATCGGCCACGGTGTTGTGGTGTCGGAGCAGCCGGAACCCGGGTCCCACGATGCAGGGGCGGACGAGACTGCGATCTACGTGCAGGTAGCGTTCGATGCGCTGCTGCCCTTGGGCGACCAGATAGCCTCAGACGTTCTCACACAAGCCGCCCCCGGGGTTCCGTGGGGCAGCGTCGATGTCTCGGGTTTTGCCGTCGCGCCGGCCGAAGAGGCCAACATACGGGCCCTCTGGGGAACCTTCGGGCCGGCCCCGGGACCCGACCCCACCCAACCTGTGCCTGGCACTTATCCGCAGGGCGCGGTCACCCGGGTGGAGGTGAACCGGTACGAACACGACCCCGAGGCGCGGCGCGCCTGCATCGCGCATCATGGCATCAACTGCGCGGCCTGCGGGTTCTCCTTTGAAGCCACCTACGGCGATATAGGCAAGGACTTCATCCACACCCACCATGTTGTGCCGGTGTCCCAGCTCGGCAACGGCTACCAGTTGGATCCGCTCACGGACCTGGTTCCGCTCTGCGCCAATTGCCACGCCATGGCGCACCAGGGAGTGGGCATACCAAGGAGCCTCGTGGAGCTGAGGCAGATCATCGCCGACTCGGGATTCCTGCGTGGAACCACGGTGTCCCCTGAAGAACTCGAAGCCCAGCGAATAGCCCGCGAGATACTGGGCCCCGAGAAATAG